GACCAGCCTCCATCAGCTAATTCTGACCTTCTTTTTTACTATTTACCACTTAATTTACTGTCATTGTTATATGAATCAAAGGGCTCAAGGCAAATTGTGCTTAATTTGTATTGTGCAGACCCAGAAAGATTCAGATTTGCCAGAGACACATCGTTTGGGCGAAGGCACTTGAGCTTTTGGAGCCAGTCAACCATTTTGTTATGGATTGTAAGTACTCAAATGCGCATTATTACAGTCACATAAACTTcatggatgatgatgatgatggtcaAGAAGGTACTAATTAATCTTGAACAAAATTGTAGGTTTGCTTCTTCAGACAGTTTGTCAGATCAGTGCCTAAGGTCGATTACCTGACGCTACGCAACGGGTTTATCTTTGTAAGCATTCTCGATCTATGCACTAGGTTTTAGCAGAACATAGATGCCAGTCGGTAAATGTGGTTTAATTTCTGCTTGAAAACGTACTAATGCTGTGTTTCCTTCTGCTGCAGGCACATTTGGCACCTCAGAGTCAAACCAAGTTTGATTTCCAGAAGTACATTAACAGATCACTTGAAGAGGATTTCAAGGTCGTGGTGGGGATCAGGTGCGTCATTCGAACTAATTATTCAAGTTAATGATGAGGAAGTTAGACTAGAATGCTTTCTTTTACCGGAAGAAATATTTACACCAATTTGGAACTTGGAATTGGTGTATATAGCTCATGTGACGTGTATCAAAAGATCTTGCATTATTTTCAAAGTAAACAATCCTAGCCTGACGCTAATTAACTATTTCTTTCACACTTGCAGCCCTCCGATCTGGTTATTCGCTGTATTGTTCCTGCTATCTAACACCCACGGTAAGCCCTCATTTTACTTCTCTTTTATGAATGCAAGGCAGTAATTACCAGATTTTACTTCCTAATCTGCTGCTCAGTAAAGATTTAATTTGATCATCTCCTACAACCCTTCATTTATATCTCACACAATATACTATATATGATTCCATAATAATTCGCATTTTTTTAattgtgtttttgtttctaTGCAGGCTCACGTTCATATCTCTATCTACCCTTTATTCCACTAGTCGTAAGCAAGCATTAGCACCATctaattcattttctttgaaacaTTCCTAGGTCCTACAAAAAGATGGATTTCTAATAATCCATTTCTTTTGCAGATGATCTTATTAGTAGGGACAAAGCTACAGGTTATAATAACCAAGATGGGACTTAAAATTCAAGAGAGGGGAGAAGTGGTTAAGGGGACCCCGCTTGTGGAGCCTGGTGACCATCTCTTCTGGTTCAACAACCCACGTCTTATTCTTCACATCATCCattttgttctctttcaggtTCGAATATATTCATCCCAACTATACAGTACACTGGAAATTATTCTCATCTCCGGTTGAATAGATCTATGTGTCTATCTTTTTCGTCACATGACCTAGTAGCACATAATGAGAGAAATAAACCATACCAGCTGTCAATTTACTAACACAgctttgttttctatgttttatccTCACAGAATGCTTTTCAACTTGCTTTCTTTGCGTGGACTTGGGTAAACTCACATCAAATTGTCACTCTCATTAGCCAAGATGGTTTTACCTTCATCTTGCAAAAATCTCAAAGTTGAtcatttctcttctcttcttttacAGTATGAATTTGGGTTGAAGTCTTGCTTCCATGACAAGTTGGAAGATGTAGTCTTAAGAATAACTATGGGGTTAGTTATTTTTCTAACTTTATAGCTTAATTACAAAGACATTATTGATTATGAAGGACTTTATTTACTGAGTCAATTTATTTATGTGATTTGAGCAGGGTCATCATACAAATACTATGCAGCTATGTAACTCTTCCTCTTTATGCCTTGGTAACACAGGTCAGACTGATTTTTACTCAATACTTTGTTTCTTGCACAGTAAGAAATGTGAACTAAAGAAATTCACACTTTATATGCAGATGGGTTCAACTATGAAGCCTACAATTTTTAATGATAGAGTGGCAAATGCTATAAGGAAGTGGCACCATGCAGCAAAGAAGCATGTAAAACAGAGCAAGCATTCAGTTCCAACCAGTGCACCCGGCACTCCATTACATGGCATGTCCCCTGTTCATCTTCTGCGGCATTATCAATCCGAACAGGACGTGGAAAGTATGCATACATTGCCAAGGATGTCGTACTTTGAAAGTGAAGGTCCAAACGAGTCCCCATCTCGCCACGACAATGATGATGTACCGTGGTCTAACCAGGGTCAGGAGGAAGAGATTAGTGCTCACTATCAACCTAACTCGGTGAACAATCCTCTACCTGGTCATAGTAATCGAATTCAACACGAAATCCAAATTCACACAAGGGATTTCTCATTTGAGAAAAATGCTAGCCGACCAGCTGCAACACAACAATGACCATGAAAGCCTAATAAGCTTTGCAATGGGAGATGGGAGACTGTAAATGATGACAGACTGCAGTATACATTAATAGTTGTAAACTAGGAACGTAAAGCTTGATATTCATTAGAATAAACATTCATTTTATAGGGTTTTTAGCTGGTGTCAATTTCTCATAAAAGAGCAAGTCAAATAACCAACTAAGACGTGCAAATAAACCGTGGATgagattcaagaaaataaagtgaaaaaaatGCATGTATAAAGTTTCCCAATCCAAGTTGGGCAGGGTTGTCAACTGGACATGCATATTGATCATAAGCTGCAGTCACACCAGATCACACCTCATGAAGGCAAAGAAAACGTGATCAACAGCTCCAGTCACTCTGTTATAGCTTCTTCTAGAAAATCATAGCAATTATGTTATTCCTTCTAGAATTATGTAAATGATTCTCTCCGAATCTTTAGGAATTAAGTTAcagatattatatatatatatatatatatatataaatatacgaTCAGTTGTAACAAATTTTTAATGGAATGAAAACTATCTCTTTTCAATTCTCTCTGGTTTTCTTCAATACAAACATATTTTCTtactgttattattattattattattatttgagtAAAAACCACAAAGCTTTATTGAATTTAGGGTTTAATCAAATTGTAAAGCATCCAGAATAATTGTTGGAGCTCGATCAATCCATACCTGATTGGTATTGGATTCATAACCAAAAGCAGCTAATGTATGTGCCACTATATTggcagttctgggagcaaacaAGAAAAACATATCTTTAACAAGTTTACTACCACGATGTATATCAGCAAGTAGGTTGGCATTCTCATTTAACTCAGAATCATTTGCACCAACTTCTTGGATGGCAATCTAGCAGTCGCTTTCCACATAGACATTCTCTAATATGAGTTGCAGCAGTAAGTCAAATCCAGCTCTAATGGCTAACAGCTCCACCTGCTTTGGAGACGACACATATTGAAGGGACTGAGAAAAGCCAGCAACAAAAAGAGCCATCCTCTCTTCTTATAACTCCACCTATACATCCAACATGCTTAGAGGGTAGGAAAGCTCCATCAACATTAATTTTAAGCTTTTGAGTTGGCGGCGGAGTCCAATATTTACTAGGCTTAGCTGCTTGACTTTCCATTTGCATTTGTTGCACTTGTAAAAATTCATGATACCAAGTCAACGAACCAACCACAATGGCCTATGCCGTTTGAGTGGTATCATTCCACAACTTCTTGTTCCTGTTCTTCCGAAGAGCCCAAATTAGCCTATCCCAATTTCTGTTGTCAAGATGCTTCCCTTGAGTTAACATTCAGTCT
Above is a genomic segment from Rosa chinensis cultivar Old Blush chromosome 3, RchiOBHm-V2, whole genome shotgun sequence containing:
- the LOC112191387 gene encoding MLO-like protein 6 isoform X1, yielding MATATKERSLEQTPTWAVAVVCFFLVLVSIIIEHILHLIGKWLERKNKRALCEALEKIKAELMLLGFLSLLLTVGQGPISDICISKSVGATWHPCSKQQETVTAEEDGESTSPESDDDSGRRRLLSAVLSSSGESARRVLAAAGYDKCGAQGKVPFVSFYGIHQLHILIFVLAVSHVLYCIITLVLGRAKMRRWKKWELETRTVDYQFSHDPERFRFARDTSFGRRHLSFWSQSTILLWIVCFFRQFVRSVPKVDYLTLRNGFIFAHLAPQSQTKFDFQKYINRSLEEDFKVVVGISPPIWLFAVLFLLSNTHGSRSYLYLPFIPLVMILLVGTKLQVIITKMGLKIQERGEVVKGTPLVEPGDHLFWFNNPRLILHIIHFVLFQNAFQLAFFAWTWYEFGLKSCFHDKLEDVVLRITMGVIIQILCSYVTLPLYALVTQMGSTMKPTIFNDRVANAIRKWHHAAKKHVKQSKHSVPTSAPGTPLHGMSPVHLLRHYQSEQDVESMHTLPRMSYFESEGPNESPSRHDNDDVPWSNQGQEEEISAHYQPNSVNNPLPGHSNRIQHEIQIHTRDFSFEKNASRPAATQQ
- the LOC112191387 gene encoding MLO-like protein 6 isoform X2; translated protein: MERALVQNQMMTAAVEGYYRRFSRVPVRVPDVFWPQPDMTNAVPSNFVQGKVPFVSFYGIHQLHILIFVLAVSHVLYCIITLVLGRAKMRRWKKWELETRTVDYQFSHDPERFRFARDTSFGRRHLSFWSQSTILLWIVCFFRQFVRSVPKVDYLTLRNGFIFAHLAPQSQTKFDFQKYINRSLEEDFKVVVGISPPIWLFAVLFLLSNTHGSRSYLYLPFIPLVMILLVGTKLQVIITKMGLKIQERGEVVKGTPLVEPGDHLFWFNNPRLILHIIHFVLFQNAFQLAFFAWTWYEFGLKSCFHDKLEDVVLRITMGVIIQILCSYVTLPLYALVTQMGSTMKPTIFNDRVANAIRKWHHAAKKHVKQSKHSVPTSAPGTPLHGMSPVHLLRHYQSEQDVESMHTLPRMSYFESEGPNESPSRHDNDDVPWSNQGQEEEISAHYQPNSVNNPLPGHSNRIQHEIQIHTRDFSFEKNASRPAATQQ